The proteins below come from a single Periophthalmus magnuspinnatus isolate fPerMag1 chromosome 7, fPerMag1.2.pri, whole genome shotgun sequence genomic window:
- the LOC117373529 gene encoding periphilin-1-like: MDHCSSLHIPQSKIDKRLSDISGASELAVERPIRRVRSPSRPGVWLSHSYKPKPKFNKFGREDHAGHKSGFMNNQRRTKFKSKFQFNRRQNYKPHAFADRKREERYGEERKNREDTSPSKQNSIRAFQPRSTSSRDKDQRSSSKSDKSQSQERDHRGNRSRDPETDLSTVKQAAARDRAIQKKRKQIDEVYYQECEMFGSVVKMLIAKDPSLEIPIQTSLQMNLRDIGTRCVQAMEKFIEDYDSRELSL; the protein is encoded by the exons ATGGACCACTGCTCCTCACTGCACATACCACAGAGCAAG ATTGACAAAAGGCTATCTGACATTTCAGGAGCTTCAGAGCTG GCAGTAGAGAGGCCTATCAGAAGAGTCCGAAGTCcatctagaccaggggtgtggCTTTCCCATTCCtacaaaccaaaaccaaaattcAATAA GTTTGGCAGAGAAGATCATGCTGGCCATAAATCTGGTTTTATGAATAACCAGAGACGGACCAAGTTCAAGTCCAAATTTCAGTTCAATCGCAGGCAGAATtacaaaccacatgcttttgcAGACAGAAAGCGAGAGGAGAGAtacggagaggagaggaagaacagGGAAGACACCTCACCATCCAAACAAAACA GTATTCGAGCTTTCCAGCCAAGATCTACTTCGAGCAGAGACAAAGACCAGCGCTCT AGCTCAAAAAGTGACAAGAGTCAGAGTCAAGAGAGGGACCACAGAGGCAACAGAAGCAGAGATCCAGAGACAGACCTGTCCACTGTGAAACAGGCTGCAGCACGGGATAGAGCCATTCAGAAGAAGAGGAAACAGATAGATGAg GTGTACTACCAGGAGTGTGAGATGTTTGGTTCGGTGGTGAAGATGTTGATTGCAAAGGACCCATCTCTAGAGATCCCAATCCAGACCTCGCTGCAGATGAACCTGCGGGACATTGGCACTCGCTGTGTGCAGGCCATGGAGAAGTTTATAGAAGACTACGACTCCAGGGAGCTGTCACTGTAA
- the LOC117373704 gene encoding prickle-like protein 2, with the protein MSLEMEKTITKIMYDFQRNSTSDDDSGCALEEYVWVPPGLSPEQVHQYYNCLPEEKVPYINSPGEKYRIKQLLHQLPPHDNEVRYCNGLDEEEKRELKIFSNQRKKDNLGRGNARPFPLTINGAICDKCGGQINGGDIVVFAARAGHGKCWHPQCFVCSMCEELLVDLIYFHQDGKIYCGRHHAERLKPRCCACDEIIFADECTEAEGRHWHMRHFCCYECETTLGGQRYIMKDGRPHCCNCFESLYAEYCDACGEHIGIDQGQMTYDGQHWHATEECFCCAHCKRSLLGRPFLPKQGQIYCSRSCSAGQDPDESDSSDSAFQSARSRESRHSTKVGKKERRNADQERRSGEGRQSAPPMPDRLSAEIDPLSVQMDRLSVSSSQTPSRTPTRTPNRTPSRAPSLNQVWMSRDDPYVPSAYEGPQRDPSPTPAPIHMLGPRQGYNPNTNAHPPAQSPGNAGKRPDSWGKEQGNAKRTPMAALRGHSFNENWMHHSQDEFRPNKLRTQMSFNEASSQNQGFSDKRSISLGFQRDGRPPLTRRNHITAMSFNEPLTPLEQTPRGSMDSITMSNTAGNSLDGVSKRQEHLSRFSMPDLSKDSGVNVSEKSNMGTLSSSVQFHSTESLSSTRPFGNNNMYTPLRVGYPLGYWDGPQPLSFESKGRVGVMGSSGNLRMPPLSDRMPRRRLTTQDSVSQQQPPPQRRKHHRGNGHHRSGRHKRSRRSRSDNALHLVADRPAHQVEPPYRRVQEDYDRFPPGHRELFSLDSAGYRQQRPCPRTTSDLTLHNAGWPPVGPAGPCWGEGYMEAADPWCSSCSSSSESEEDEGYFMGEPIPRPVQLCYINNEELRHRYSPSGIVGHHGPLHGPIHGQMHTRQRRKSKNCIIS; encoded by the exons gTGCATCAGTATTATAACTGTTTACCCGAGGAAAAGGTCCCCTATATAAACAGTCCTGGAGAAAAGTACCGCATCAAGCAACTGCTCCACCAGCTGCCTCCGCATGACAATGAG gtgCGCTATTGTAACGGTCTAGATGAGGAAGAGAAACGTGAACTAAAGATCTTCAGTAACCAAAGGAAGAAGGATAACTTAGGCAGAGGCAATGCACGCCCTTTTCCTCTCACCATCAATGGGGCTATCTGTGATAAG TGTGGCGGTCAGATAAACGGTGGGGACATAGTTGTTTTTGCTGCTCGAGCCGGCCACGGGAAGTGTTGGCATCCCCAGTGCTTTGTGTGCAGTATGTGTGAGGAACTACTGGTAGATCTCATCTACTTCCACCAGGACGGCAAGATCTATTGCGGCAGACACCACGCCGAGAGACTCAAGCCCCGCTGCTGTGCCTGTGATGAG ATAATCTTCGCTGATGAATGCACTGAGGCGGAGGGCAGGCACTGGCACATGAGACACTTCTGCTGCTATGAATGTGAAACAACGCTGGGGGGACAACGCTATATCATGAAGGATGGACGACCACACTGCTGCAATTGCTTTGAGTCCCTTTACGCAGAGTACTGTGATGCCTGTGGAGAGCACATAG GAATTGACCAGGGCCAAATGACTTATGATGGGCAGCACTGGCATGCCACTGAAGAGTGTTTCTGCTGTGCCCACTGTAAGCGCTCCTTGTTGGGACGCCCCTTTCTGCCCAAACAGGGTCAAATATACTGCTCACGGTCCTGCAGTGCTGGACAG GATCCAGATGAGTCCGATTCCTCTGACTCAGCCTTCCAGAGCGCCCGGTCTCGTGAGTCCCGCCACAGCACTAAAGTGGGTAAAAAGGAACGTCGTAACGCAGATCAAGAGCGTAGGAGCGGTGAGGGTCGGCAGTCTGCTCCTCCGATGCCAGACCGTCTCTCTGCTGAGATTGACCCACTGTCTGTGCAGATGGACCGTTTGAGTGTCTCCTCCAGTCAAACTCCCAGCAGGACACCTACCCGCACCCCCAACCGCACCCCAAGCCGTGCCCCGAGTCTGAACCAGGTATGGATGAGTCGTGATGACCCCTATGTGCCTTCAGCCTATGAGGGCCCTCAAAGAGACCCCTCGCCTACACCTGCACCCATTCACATGCTGGGTCCCAGACAAGGATACAACCCAAACACCAACGCTCATCCCCCAGCTCAGAGTCCAGGAAACGCAGGTAAAAGGCCTGACTCATGGGGGAAGGAGCAGGGTAATGCCAAAAGGACACCTATGGCAGCACTGAGGGGACATTCCTTTAATGAAAACTGGATGCACCACAGCCAGGATGAGTTTAGGCCCAACAAACTCCGTACACAAATGAGCTTCAATGAAGCGTCCAGTCAGAACCAGGGATTTTCCGACAAAAGGAGCATCAGCCTAGGCTTCCAGAGGGATGGCAGGCCCCCACTAACCCGAAGGAACCACATCACAGCTATGAGCTTCAACGAACCCCTTACTCCTCTAGAGCAGACACCACGAGGATCAATGGACTCTATTACTATGTCCAATACTGCAG GTAACTCTCTAGATGGAGTAAGTAAGCGACAGGAGCATTTGTCCCGGTTCTCTATGCCAGATCTGAGTAAGGACTCCGGAGTGAACGTGTCCGAGAAGAGCAACATGGGCACCCTCAGCTCTTCAGTCCAGTTTCACAGCACAGAATCCCTGTCATCCACTCGACCTTTCGGTAATAATAACATGTACACTCCCCTCAGAGTGGGTTACCCTTTGGGGTACTGGGATGGCCCACAGCCCCTCAGTTTTGAGAGTAAAGGTCGTGTTGGTGTGATGGGCAGCAGTGGGAACCTGCGCATGCCTCCACTGAGTGACCGAATGCCCCGGCGGCGTTTGACTACTCAGGACTCTGTGTCTCAGCAGCAGCCTCCACCGCAGCGCCGCAAACACCACAGAGGAAATGGGCACCACCGCAGTGGGCGCCACAAGCGCTCACGCCGCTCTCGTTCGGACAATGCCCTGCATCTGGTGGCTGACCGCCCCGCTCACCAGGTGGAGCCCCCGTACCGCAGAGTGCAAGAGGACTATGACCGTTTTCCCCCTGGACACAGAGAGCTGTTCAGTCTGGACTCTGCAGGCTACAGGCAGCAGAGGCCCTGTCCCCGGACCACCTCTGATCTGACTCTGCACAATGCGGGCTGGCCCCCCGTGGGCCCAGCTGGGCCATGCTGGGGAGAGGGCTATATGGAAGCGGCAGACCCCTGGTGCTccagctgctcctcctcctctgagtctGAGGAGGATGAGGGTTACTTCATGGGAGAGCCCATTCCTCGCCCTGTGCAGCTCTGCTACATCAACAATGAGGAACTACGCCACCGCTACAGCCCATCTGGGATCGTAGGACATCACGGACCTCTGCATGGACCAATACATGGCCAAATGCACACTCGCCAGCGCAGGAAGAGCAAAAACTGTATTATCTCCTAG